In the Mauremys mutica isolate MM-2020 ecotype Southern chromosome 13, ASM2049712v1, whole genome shotgun sequence genome, one interval contains:
- the STX16 gene encoding syntaxin-16 isoform X3 codes for MATRRLTDAFLLLRNNAIQNRQLLAEQELDELADDRMALVSGISLDPEAAVCVTKRLPPKWVDGVGEIQDDISRIKQKMKELASLHDKYLNRPTLDDSSEEEHAIEITTQEITQLFHRCQRAVQALQSRSRNCTEQEERVLRNIVSSLAQALQDLSTNFRHAQSDYLKRMKNREERSKHFFDTSVPLMDDGEDSTLYDRGFTDDQLVLVEQNTLMVEEREREIRQIVQSISDLNEIFRDLGAMIVEQGTVLDRIDYNVEQSCIKTEEGLKQLHKAEQYQKKNRKMLVILILFVIVIVLIVVLVGVKSH; via the exons GAGCTGGATGAG CTTGCTGATGATCGCATGGCACTAGTATCAGGGATCAGTTTAGATCCCGAAGCAGCAGTTTGTGTAACAAAGCGGCTACCTCCCAAATGGGTTGATGGAGTGGGAGAA ATTCAGGATGATATCAGCAGGattaaacagaaaatgaaagaatTAGCCAGTCTTCACGACAAATATTTAAACAGGCCTACTTTGGATGATAGCAGCGAAGAAGAACATGCAATAGAAATTACTACCCAAGAGATCACACAG CTATTTCACAGATGCCAGAGAGCAGTCCAGGCCTTGCAGAGCAGGTCACGTAATTGTACAGAACAAGAAGAACGGGTTCTCAGAAACATAGTGTCTTCCTTAGCACAGGCCCTTCAGGACCTATCCACCAACTTTAGGCATGCACAGTCTGACTATCTCAAAC gCATGAAGAATCGAGAAGAAAGATCCAAGCATTTCTTTGATACATCAGTCCCGCTTATGGATGATGGAGAGGACAGTACTCTTTATGATAGG GGTTTTACAGATGACCAGTTAGTATTGGTGGAACAAAACACATTAATGGTGGAAGAGCGGGAACGAGAAATCCGCCAGATTGTACAATCAATCTCTGATCTCAATGAAATATTTAGGGACCTTGGAGCAATGATAGTGGAACAG GGTACAGTTCTGGACAGAATTGACTACAATGTTGAGCAGTCGTGTATAAAAACCGAAGAGGGATTGAAACAGTTACATAAG GCTGAGCAATATCAGAAGAAGAATCGGAAGATGCttgtcattttaattttatttgtaatAGTAATTGTACTTATTGTTGTTCTTGTTGGTGTAAAGTCACACTAG
- the STX16 gene encoding syntaxin-16 isoform X4: MATRRLTDAFLLLRNNAIQNRQLLAEQLADDRMALVSGISLDPEAAVCVTKRLPPKWVDGVGEIQDDISRIKQKMKELASLHDKYLNRPTLDDSSEEEHAIEITTQEITQLFHRCQRAVQALQSRSRNCTEQEERVLRNIVSSLAQALQDLSTNFRHAQSDYLKRMKNREERSKHFFDTSVPLMDDGEDSTLYDRGFTDDQLVLVEQNTLMVEEREREIRQIVQSISDLNEIFRDLGAMIVEQGTVLDRIDYNVEQSCIKTEEGLKQLHKAEQYQKKNRKMLVILILFVIVIVLIVVLVGVKSH, encoded by the exons CTTGCTGATGATCGCATGGCACTAGTATCAGGGATCAGTTTAGATCCCGAAGCAGCAGTTTGTGTAACAAAGCGGCTACCTCCCAAATGGGTTGATGGAGTGGGAGAA ATTCAGGATGATATCAGCAGGattaaacagaaaatgaaagaatTAGCCAGTCTTCACGACAAATATTTAAACAGGCCTACTTTGGATGATAGCAGCGAAGAAGAACATGCAATAGAAATTACTACCCAAGAGATCACACAG CTATTTCACAGATGCCAGAGAGCAGTCCAGGCCTTGCAGAGCAGGTCACGTAATTGTACAGAACAAGAAGAACGGGTTCTCAGAAACATAGTGTCTTCCTTAGCACAGGCCCTTCAGGACCTATCCACCAACTTTAGGCATGCACAGTCTGACTATCTCAAAC gCATGAAGAATCGAGAAGAAAGATCCAAGCATTTCTTTGATACATCAGTCCCGCTTATGGATGATGGAGAGGACAGTACTCTTTATGATAGG GGTTTTACAGATGACCAGTTAGTATTGGTGGAACAAAACACATTAATGGTGGAAGAGCGGGAACGAGAAATCCGCCAGATTGTACAATCAATCTCTGATCTCAATGAAATATTTAGGGACCTTGGAGCAATGATAGTGGAACAG GGTACAGTTCTGGACAGAATTGACTACAATGTTGAGCAGTCGTGTATAAAAACCGAAGAGGGATTGAAACAGTTACATAAG GCTGAGCAATATCAGAAGAAGAATCGGAAGATGCttgtcattttaattttatttgtaatAGTAATTGTACTTATTGTTGTTCTTGTTGGTGTAAAGTCACACTAG